The Virgibacillus siamensis genomic sequence ATCTAATCCTTCACAGGTTAAAATCATTTGAATTTATTCGGATCAAACGGAAATATTACCTCAAAAGCCCATTTATTTTCTTTATTTCGAAATGCCTGTATATATCCACCGTGATTTTCTACAACGTTAAGAACTATCATTAAATCCAACCCGTTTCCGTTGGACTCAGCAGCACTTAAAGCATCTTCTATTCGCCCAAAACATGAGGAAGAATTGGTATCTCCTTCACCCGTGATGGTAATTTTTAGGTTAGTTGCATCATATTGCTTCACGTTAATCATCAAGGCTTTGGATTCAGACATTGATTCAATACTATATATCAAATAAACAAACGCTAGAATTATTTGTTCCCTTACACACCTTACAAAAGAAAAGCCATTTTTAACATGCGATGTCACTTGTATATGATGGGTTTTTTCCATTTGTTTTACCGTTTCTTTCAAGAGGGAAACCATGCTTTCACTTGTGATTTGATAATTGTCCGATTTTGTAACGACTAACAAATCTGTAATCACGTTTTCCATATATTGAATTTCATTTATCATTAGTTGGCTGTACCTTTTAAGATTATTCTCTGTCAGTGATCCGGAATTTTGCTTTATAAGCTGGAGAAATCCTTTTATACCTGTCATGGAATTTCGAAATTCCCGCCCCAGATACCCAGTCGCCTTTTCGCCAATATGGTACTCACCCTGTATAAAGGGCTCTTTTTGCAGAGAATCTTTACAATTACTCAATCTTTTTGATTCCTGCATAATTGACGTGTTGTACGCCATTGTATCTTTCACCATGGTTACCTCCCTTCAGCAATTTGAATGTATTGTATTTATGCTTGAACTAACTATTGAATCAGCATTTATTTAATTCGATATAAGGGAACTTTGAACGATATAACGTTCAGGTGCATTCCCGATGTAATCAAATGGATAGCACGTTGTCAGGGTCAATGTTGGTTTTTTCTTTTTCGTGATTACTGTTCGATCATTTGCATCTGTTACCCAAATTTTTTCAATGCGGTATTTTCGTTTTTGACCATTAAAAGTAACCCAAAAAATATCGCCTTTTTTCAGTTTCCCCAACCCTGTAAATACGGTATCCCGGTGGCCACTTAAAACAGTGTGACCTTTCTTGGCATTTGGCACTGTCGTCCAGCGACTCACATACATGCCTACTCCCTG encodes the following:
- a CDS encoding histidine kinase dimerization/phospho-acceptor domain-containing protein — translated: MKDTMAYNTSIMQESKRLSNCKDSLQKEPFIQGEYHIGEKATGYLGREFRNSMTGIKGFLQLIKQNSGSLTENNLKRYSQLMINEIQYMENVITDLLVVTKSDNYQITSESMVSLLKETVKQMEKTHHIQVTSHVKNGFSFVRCVREQIILAFVYLIYSIESMSESKALMINVKQYDATNLKITITGEGDTNSSSCFGRIEDALSAAESNGNGLDLMIVLNVVENHGGYIQAFRNKENKWAFEVIFPFDPNKFK